From Pseudovibrio sp. Tun.PSC04-5.I4, a single genomic window includes:
- a CDS encoding DUF4345 family protein produces the protein MEFLLQILVGLASLMLTGLGTVSMFAPARMVKNFAIEPIGVAGLSTIRSVIGGFFLASVALLIIGLTTGQTLAFVAVAIFMGVTAFGRIVGLMLDGFDKAVIPPLLVELVIIAVLLTAYSHSAAIIV, from the coding sequence ATGGAATTCTTACTTCAAATCCTTGTCGGTCTGGCAAGCCTCATGCTCACTGGTCTGGGCACAGTTTCAATGTTTGCCCCTGCGCGGATGGTGAAGAACTTCGCCATTGAACCAATTGGAGTGGCTGGCCTCAGTACCATACGGTCGGTTATTGGTGGGTTCTTCCTCGCCAGTGTTGCTTTACTCATAATCGGATTAACAACCGGCCAAACCTTAGCCTTTGTTGCCGTGGCAATTTTTATGGGGGTCACCGCCTTCGGTCGTATTGTGGGACTTATGCTTGATGGTTTTGACAAGGCAGTCATTCCACCTCTACTCGTGGAACTCGTCATAATCGCAGTGCTTTTAACTGCATACTCTCATTCAGCTGCAATCATTGTCTGA
- a CDS encoding RidA family protein has translation MTLAALCTAALLGSPASAATSDLKTTINPDHLPDTSKSGFSQAVVVSPKASIVYVAGQVGISKDGPNTFKDQVDRTFENLIAVLEASGSSVEDVVKITVLIKDHDLERLNYVNQKRREIFGASPPASTLIPVPALAIDIIEFEVDAVAIVPVKDATK, from the coding sequence ATGACTTTAGCAGCGTTGTGTACAGCTGCACTCTTAGGCAGTCCTGCTTCTGCTGCTACCTCTGATCTAAAAACGACGATTAATCCCGACCACCTTCCGGATACAAGTAAGTCAGGCTTCTCCCAAGCTGTGGTCGTCTCCCCAAAGGCAAGTATTGTCTATGTCGCTGGTCAGGTTGGTATTTCCAAGGATGGCCCGAATACCTTCAAGGATCAGGTAGATAGAACCTTTGAGAACCTGATTGCTGTTTTGGAAGCTTCTGGCAGCAGTGTAGAAGATGTCGTCAAAATCACAGTCCTGATAAAAGACCATGATCTGGAACGCCTCAATTACGTAAACCAGAAGCGCCGTGAGATCTTCGGAGCAAGCCCGCCAGCCAGCACCCTCATCCCAGTTCCAGCATTGGCGATCGATATAATTGAGTTTGAGGTGGACGCAGTGGCGATAGTACCAGTGAAGGATGCCACCAAGTAA
- a CDS encoding nuclear transport factor 2 family protein gives MSKVETLLQNWIASAEAKDVKKVTALLAPEVVVYSPFLENEVKGIREVMAVFSAFSQVTKDFHYGRYWIRGGSAVLEFKARVGDADIHAADIVEFNEKGQIVRFDILGRPASSLTKLGEAVKGYLDTLPNTLKAPEALLKN, from the coding sequence ATGTCTAAAGTCGAAACTTTATTGCAAAACTGGATCGCCTCCGCAGAGGCAAAAGATGTAAAGAAAGTGACTGCACTGCTGGCGCCTGAAGTGGTTGTGTACTCTCCTTTTTTGGAAAATGAAGTCAAAGGCATTCGGGAAGTCATGGCTGTATTCTCTGCCTTTTCTCAAGTCACAAAAGATTTCCATTACGGTCGCTATTGGATACGCGGCGGCTCAGCCGTTTTGGAATTTAAAGCTCGTGTTGGGGACGCTGACATTCATGCCGCTGACATCGTGGAGTTCAATGAAAAAGGGCAGATTGTTCGCTTCGACATTCTTGGAAGGCCCGCATCCAGCCTCACAAAATTGGGAGAGGCAGTAAAGGGTTACCTTGATACGCTTCCCAATACTCTCAAAGCCCCGGAAGCATTGTTAAAAAACTAA
- a CDS encoding helix-turn-helix domain-containing protein, translating to MPSNIAILLLEDFLGLSVFGPADMFETANRISKEKGDEVAPFRVRTYTLDGKAVRSSNGILVFPDGVIEEMQEPDVLLLPGIGTATAPQYSTQFAQRTKLLQELQRLSQAETIIAASCTGTFLLAASGLLDGKKATTTWWTQKEFSSTYPQIDLLGDEILVDEGNVITSAAGTSSLDLALHLINRLEGPALSRLCARFMVIEENRRSQQPFVIPWHEKTRDEIIERADQWVQNNLSSQKAKAKDLADFLGMSARSLLRHFQKELSLSPQQFILNIRTERAKSQLEYTNTPITQVAVALGFSDENSFRRSFLAQVGISPAQYRQKFRR from the coding sequence ATGCCATCAAACATTGCAATATTGCTGCTTGAAGACTTCCTCGGCCTTTCTGTTTTCGGGCCAGCGGATATGTTTGAAACAGCAAATCGGATCTCCAAAGAAAAAGGAGATGAAGTTGCACCATTCCGTGTCAGAACCTACACTCTGGATGGAAAGGCTGTCCGTTCTTCCAATGGTATTCTGGTTTTTCCAGATGGAGTAATTGAGGAGATGCAAGAGCCAGACGTGTTGCTTTTGCCTGGTATAGGCACGGCCACCGCGCCTCAATACTCCACCCAATTTGCTCAACGCACAAAATTATTGCAGGAATTACAAAGGTTATCTCAGGCAGAGACAATTATAGCTGCCAGTTGTACAGGTACTTTTCTGCTGGCAGCATCTGGACTTCTTGATGGAAAGAAAGCAACAACAACATGGTGGACCCAGAAAGAATTTAGCTCTACCTACCCTCAAATAGATCTACTCGGTGACGAAATCTTAGTCGACGAGGGCAACGTAATTACAAGTGCAGCAGGAACATCTTCCTTGGATCTTGCCTTACATTTGATCAACCGCCTTGAAGGGCCTGCTCTCTCCAGATTATGCGCGCGTTTCATGGTGATAGAAGAGAACAGACGCTCCCAACAACCTTTTGTTATTCCCTGGCATGAAAAAACGAGAGATGAGATTATTGAGCGCGCAGATCAATGGGTGCAGAACAATTTATCTTCTCAGAAAGCTAAGGCCAAAGATCTAGCCGATTTTCTGGGCATGAGCGCCCGCAGCCTTCTGCGACATTTCCAGAAAGAACTTTCTCTTTCACCTCAGCAATTCATTTTGAATATTCGCACTGAGCGCGCCAAATCACAATTGGAGTATACCAACACTCCAATCACGCAAGTTGCTGTGGCCCTAGGCTTTTCAGATGAAAACTCTTTCCGTCGATCCTTCCTCGCACAAGTTGGCATTTCGCCAGCCCAATACCGCCAGAAATTTCGCAGATAG
- a CDS encoding MBL fold metallo-hydrolase produces MRLASMKLHFLRNATFIIEHKKHRILVDPMLGAVGTIPALSFIRHKRQRNPLVSLPDSAHEQLGGVTAALITHCQRGHSDHLDAAGKKLLLSRKIPTYCRADDETFIGRLGIPTVPLLLMQRQRFLDGYITPIPAVHGYGWIAKLMGPGSGYFIELPEAPTLYISGDTVLTEDVQNTLITQKPEIAIVAAGNASVDIGKPILMTPEEVLEFTRLAPGRVIANHLEALNHCPVTREQLRRKAVRMGLQNKLEIPFDGESITFSEEK; encoded by the coding sequence ATGAGGCTAGCCAGCATGAAACTCCACTTTCTCCGAAACGCAACATTTATAATCGAGCACAAGAAACATCGAATTTTGGTGGATCCTATGCTTGGCGCGGTGGGTACAATCCCAGCCCTTAGCTTTATTCGGCATAAGCGCCAGAGAAACCCCTTGGTTTCGCTTCCAGATAGCGCCCATGAGCAACTTGGCGGTGTTACAGCTGCATTAATTACGCACTGTCAGCGTGGGCATTCTGATCATCTGGATGCAGCAGGGAAAAAGTTATTGCTGTCTCGCAAGATTCCAACCTACTGCCGGGCTGATGATGAGACGTTTATTGGAAGATTAGGCATCCCCACGGTTCCATTGCTGTTAATGCAGCGGCAGCGGTTTCTTGATGGCTACATCACACCCATACCAGCAGTCCACGGATATGGCTGGATAGCCAAGCTTATGGGCCCGGGTTCCGGATATTTTATCGAGCTCCCAGAAGCACCCACCTTATACATTTCTGGAGATACTGTCCTGACTGAGGATGTCCAGAATACTCTGATAACTCAAAAGCCAGAGATTGCCATTGTTGCTGCGGGTAACGCCAGTGTTGATATCGGCAAACCGATCCTTATGACACCTGAGGAGGTTTTGGAATTCACAAGGCTGGCTCCTGGACGAGTAATCGCAAACCATTTGGAAGCTCTGAACCACTGTCCCGTGACGCGAGAACAGTTGAGGAGGAAAGCTGTGCGGATGGGGCTACAGAACAAATTGGAAATTCCATTTGATGGAGAGAGCATAACTTTTAGTGAGGAGAAGTAA
- a CDS encoding SDR family NAD(P)-dependent oxidoreductase has translation MNPINTILITGANAGLGREAARQLAQISTVEKIYLGCRNKAKAIAAQAALEAETKRKIFEIILMDVMDPASVRSAVATLKAPVDAVILNAGGMGGKSSYALTEHGVTNIFAVNVQGHVVLIDEMLDRQLITSTVLYAGSEAARGIPKMGVSRPSLENPTEDTFRAIADGRTFNEKSDPMDAYASVKLTAALWMSSMARQHPHLRFVTMSPGGTTGTNGMDDLPFMKKLFFKHVGGILMPLFGMMHGVQDGARRYVDGLMNPKFKSGYFYASAGANPVGKVVDQATLFAGLGNHSIQDSANRAVHQLS, from the coding sequence ATGAACCCGATCAATACAATCCTGATAACCGGCGCCAATGCCGGGCTTGGTCGCGAAGCAGCTCGCCAGCTTGCTCAGATAAGTACAGTCGAGAAGATCTATCTCGGCTGCCGTAACAAAGCGAAAGCAATTGCAGCTCAAGCTGCATTAGAGGCCGAGACAAAACGGAAGATTTTCGAAATCATCCTGATGGATGTGATGGACCCTGCATCCGTTCGCAGCGCGGTTGCAACGCTAAAAGCTCCGGTGGATGCTGTCATCCTCAATGCCGGTGGTATGGGCGGGAAATCCTCCTATGCCCTGACAGAGCACGGTGTAACAAATATATTTGCGGTAAATGTTCAGGGTCATGTAGTGCTCATTGATGAGATGCTGGACCGCCAACTGATCACCTCCACAGTCCTGTATGCCGGTTCTGAAGCTGCTCGCGGTATTCCGAAAATGGGAGTTAGCCGCCCCAGCCTAGAGAACCCCACTGAAGATACATTTCGTGCCATCGCTGACGGCAGAACGTTCAACGAGAAGAGTGACCCGATGGATGCATACGCCAGCGTCAAACTGACGGCAGCATTGTGGATGTCATCTATGGCCCGCCAACACCCGCATCTTCGCTTTGTAACAATGAGCCCGGGCGGAACAACCGGCACCAATGGAATGGATGACTTGCCGTTTATGAAGAAGCTTTTCTTCAAACATGTCGGCGGTATCTTAATGCCTCTCTTTGGCATGATGCACGGCGTGCAAGATGGTGCCAGGCGCTATGTGGATGGCTTGATGAACCCCAAGTTCAAAAGTGGTTATTTCTATGCCAGTGCAGGAGCAAACCCTGTTGGCAAAGTCGTTGATCAGGCCACGCTGTTTGCCGGGTTGGGCAACCACTCCATTCAAGACAGTGCCAATCGCGCTGTGCATCAACTCTCATAA
- the pyrC gene encoding dihydroorotase: MTETRLTLRRPDDWHLHLRDGDMLESVLPSTSENFGRAIIMPNLVPPVVTSADAASYKRRILAAMPEGHAFTPLMTLYLTETTDADDLEAAAKSGLISAVKLYPAGATTNSQSGVTDFDKVAGVLERMAEIGLPLLVHGEVTSSDVDIFDREAVFIETVLDPIRRKFPKLKVVMEHITTEEGVNYAKSGGGTLAATITTHHLIINRNDILVGGIKPHFYCLPVAKREKHRLALRAAATSGDARFFLGTDSAPHLDQNKLCECGCAGIFTAVNTMSCLAHVFEEEGALDKLEAFTSLNGPAFYGLAPNEATIDLVKMSEKVSYPPHIPTPDGPVTVFNPGYDLFWKVEN, encoded by the coding sequence ATGACTGAGACCCGCCTGACCCTTCGACGGCCAGATGACTGGCACCTGCACTTACGCGATGGTGACATGTTGGAGTCAGTTCTTCCCTCCACCTCCGAGAATTTTGGCCGCGCCATCATCATGCCCAATCTGGTGCCACCTGTTGTGACCAGCGCCGATGCTGCCAGCTACAAGCGGCGCATTCTGGCTGCGATGCCTGAAGGCCACGCCTTTACCCCGTTGATGACCCTGTACCTGACTGAGACGACAGATGCGGATGATTTGGAAGCGGCTGCAAAATCCGGCCTTATCTCTGCGGTGAAACTGTACCCTGCGGGCGCGACCACCAACTCCCAAAGCGGCGTGACTGATTTTGACAAGGTGGCCGGTGTACTGGAGCGCATGGCTGAGATCGGCCTGCCTTTGCTCGTACACGGCGAAGTCACCAGTTCAGATGTGGACATTTTCGATCGGGAAGCGGTGTTCATTGAAACCGTGCTTGATCCGATCCGCCGCAAGTTCCCGAAACTGAAGGTGGTTATGGAGCACATCACCACGGAGGAAGGCGTCAACTACGCTAAATCCGGTGGGGGCACTCTGGCTGCGACCATCACCACGCATCACCTGATCATCAACCGCAACGACATTCTCGTTGGTGGTATCAAGCCGCATTTCTACTGTCTGCCCGTGGCAAAACGCGAGAAGCATCGCCTTGCCTTGCGCGCAGCTGCCACTTCCGGGGATGCGCGTTTCTTCCTTGGTACGGACAGTGCACCGCATCTTGACCAGAACAAGCTTTGCGAATGTGGCTGCGCGGGTATCTTCACTGCCGTCAACACCATGAGCTGTCTGGCGCATGTGTTTGAAGAGGAAGGCGCGCTGGATAAGCTGGAAGCGTTTACCTCACTCAACGGCCCTGCGTTTTATGGTCTGGCTCCCAATGAGGCGACGATAGATCTGGTGAAGATGAGCGAGAAGGTGAGTTATCCGCCTCACATTCCAACACCGGATGGGCCGGTAACCGTTTTCAATCCGGGATATGATTTATTCTGGAAGGTTGAAAACTAA
- a CDS encoding nucleotidyltransferase family protein: MTALVSKSFSSAKPTPKEKITSLPTRVSPVHYGAGEQGRVYFIEEVIRSTILNDLLKILRDAQLPDAWLASGAIYQSVWNALTGRDPNHGIKDYDLIYHDETDLSYEAEDRIITQLTTACAPLGLPVEIRNQARVHLWFPQHFGIDYPKLGCSLESLLYYASKTHAVAARLHEDDRLQIEAPFGLEAIFQMQMLPNPVLPNRNTFLRKGQRLAENWPELQVLPWED, from the coding sequence ATGACAGCCTTAGTAAGTAAGTCGTTCTCATCGGCCAAACCCACTCCCAAGGAGAAGATCACCTCCTTGCCAACACGCGTTTCCCCTGTTCACTACGGCGCAGGTGAGCAGGGGCGCGTGTACTTCATTGAGGAAGTCATCCGCTCCACAATCCTCAATGATCTGCTGAAGATCCTACGAGATGCTCAGTTGCCAGATGCATGGCTGGCATCCGGGGCGATCTACCAAAGCGTATGGAACGCGTTGACGGGCAGGGATCCAAACCACGGCATCAAAGATTACGACCTGATCTACCACGACGAGACGGATCTCTCCTATGAGGCCGAGGACCGCATCATCACCCAGCTCACCACCGCCTGCGCACCGCTGGGTCTGCCGGTGGAGATTCGCAACCAGGCGCGGGTGCACCTTTGGTTCCCGCAGCATTTCGGCATCGACTACCCCAAGCTCGGTTGCTCACTGGAATCGCTGCTCTACTACGCCTCCAAAACCCACGCCGTCGCCGCTCGTCTGCATGAGGATGACCGCCTGCAGATTGAAGCACCGTTCGGGCTGGAAGCTATCTTCCAGATGCAAATGCTGCCCAACCCCGTGTTGCCCAACCGGAATACTTTCCTCCGCAAAGGTCAGCGCCTTGCGGAAAACTGGCCGGAGCTTCAGGTCCTGCCTTGGGAAGATTGA
- a CDS encoding orotate phosphoribosyltransferase: MFSNSFPDREVMAELTAKMLMEIKAVNFRPEEPYILASGLASPVYIDCRKLISYPRIRGTVMEFAVATLLRDAGFEKFDAIAGGETAGIPFAAWIADKMALPMQYVRKKPKGYGRDAQIEGDIHEGQNVLLVEDLTTDGGSKIKFCEALRTAGAEVTDTLVVFYYDIFPGTKAKLAEHGVNLHYLATWHDILKVCRTNNYFTPEKLNEVEKFLHNPLEWSAANGGVSELPL; encoded by the coding sequence ATGTTTTCCAATTCTTTTCCTGACCGTGAAGTGATGGCGGAACTTACCGCTAAAATGCTTATGGAAATCAAGGCGGTGAACTTCCGTCCAGAAGAGCCGTACATTCTGGCATCTGGCCTTGCGAGCCCGGTTTACATTGACTGCCGCAAATTGATCTCCTACCCGCGTATTCGCGGCACCGTGATGGAGTTTGCTGTGGCAACTCTGCTGCGTGATGCTGGCTTTGAAAAATTTGACGCCATTGCAGGCGGCGAGACGGCTGGTATTCCGTTTGCTGCATGGATTGCCGATAAAATGGCGCTGCCAATGCAATACGTGCGCAAAAAGCCAAAGGGCTATGGCCGTGATGCGCAGATTGAGGGCGACATTCACGAGGGTCAGAACGTGCTGCTGGTGGAAGACCTGACCACCGATGGCGGCTCCAAGATCAAGTTTTGTGAAGCACTGCGCACTGCTGGTGCCGAAGTGACTGACACTCTGGTGGTGTTTTACTACGACATCTTCCCGGGGACGAAGGCAAAGCTGGCAGAGCACGGCGTAAACCTGCACTACCTTGCCACATGGCATGACATTTTGAAGGTGTGCCGCACCAACAACTACTTCACCCCTGAAAAGCTAAATGAAGTAGAAAAATTCCTACACAACCCACTGGAATGGTCCGCAGCCAACGGCGGCGTGAGCGAGCTACCGCTCTAG
- a CDS encoding LysR family transcriptional regulator — translation MTLKESHSLNWEDLKYFLAVARTGTLRGGAESIRANHTTLARRLTIMEERVGSRLFDRSKLGLVLTQLGEELLPHAERVEEEMAAASRVIVGQDAIPSGTIYVTMPHGLTMTSIMDDLVSFAEKYPDIELNLNFTNEVADLTRREADVSFRIANEVTQDVVGRKLVQMSQAAYCTRDYAAQIEDNGGEGLRFIGWHEPDGDTTSPWIAKSSYPKAILRHRVSELVPLISLAAAGLGMAYLACNLGDRHPNLIRAPFQKPLPYRSIWLLLHKDLRNTARVRLFVDFIAAQITQRRNEFWVSGTTNGS, via the coding sequence ATGACACTGAAAGAAAGCCATTCTCTCAATTGGGAAGACCTAAAATATTTTCTCGCTGTAGCACGGACTGGAACGTTGCGAGGTGGGGCTGAGAGCATTCGCGCAAACCACACAACGCTTGCCCGCAGACTAACGATTATGGAGGAGAGAGTTGGAAGCCGGTTGTTTGACCGGTCGAAACTGGGCCTTGTCCTCACCCAGCTAGGTGAAGAGTTATTGCCTCATGCGGAGCGGGTTGAAGAGGAAATGGCCGCAGCATCTCGCGTAATTGTCGGTCAGGACGCTATTCCCAGCGGAACAATCTATGTCACCATGCCTCACGGCTTGACCATGACTTCGATTATGGATGACTTGGTCTCATTTGCGGAGAAATATCCGGATATTGAACTCAACCTGAATTTCACTAATGAAGTAGCCGATCTGACCAGACGCGAGGCAGATGTCAGCTTTCGGATTGCGAACGAGGTTACTCAGGATGTTGTCGGGCGCAAGCTCGTGCAAATGTCACAAGCGGCTTACTGTACAAGAGACTATGCTGCACAAATTGAAGATAATGGCGGTGAAGGACTTCGCTTCATCGGTTGGCACGAACCGGATGGAGACACGACATCACCTTGGATAGCAAAAAGCAGCTATCCGAAAGCAATTCTTCGGCACAGGGTTTCTGAATTGGTTCCGTTGATCTCACTTGCGGCGGCGGGGTTGGGTATGGCCTATCTGGCTTGCAATTTGGGTGACCGTCACCCCAATCTCATAAGAGCACCGTTCCAGAAACCTCTGCCCTACCGCAGTATTTGGCTTTTGTTGCACAAGGACCTCCGCAATACGGCTCGGGTCAGGCTGTTCGTTGATTTCATTGCCGCGCAGATCACCCAAAGACGCAACGAGTTCTGGGTTTCCGGCACGACCAATGGCAGCTAA